From a single Mesorhizobium shangrilense genomic region:
- a CDS encoding Mrp/NBP35 family ATP-binding protein, producing MSVTKEIVTERLKTVNGPDFTGNIVDLGMVSEIFIADSKVFFSITVPAARAQEMEPLRAAAERVVKAIPGVVGAVVALTAEKKGGGMEAPVPTRPAPRPAPPAAPARPASQAPASHSQGKRGVPGIEAIIAVASGKGGVGKSTTAVNIALGLAANGLRVGVLDADIYGPSMPKLLNIHGRPQTVDGKILKPMENYGLKVMSMGFLVDEETPMIWRGPMVMSALTQMLREVEWGPLDVLVVDMPPGTGDAQLTMAQQVPLAGAVIVSTPQDLALIDARKGLNMFKKVDVPLLGIVENMSYFIAPDTGKRYDIFGHGGARREAERLGVTFLGEVPLEMGIRESSDAGTPVVVSKPDGAEAKIYRDIAGRVWDRVNEERGAAEASVPSIVFE from the coding sequence ATGTCCGTCACCAAGGAAATCGTCACCGAACGCCTGAAGACGGTCAACGGGCCGGATTTCACCGGCAACATCGTTGATCTCGGTATGGTCTCGGAAATCTTTATTGCCGACAGCAAGGTCTTCTTCTCGATCACCGTTCCAGCCGCCCGGGCCCAGGAAATGGAGCCGCTGCGCGCCGCCGCAGAACGGGTTGTGAAAGCGATCCCTGGTGTCGTCGGCGCCGTCGTGGCGCTGACCGCGGAAAAGAAGGGCGGCGGCATGGAGGCGCCGGTTCCGACGCGTCCGGCTCCCAGGCCCGCGCCGCCGGCCGCACCAGCGCGGCCTGCGTCGCAGGCACCGGCCTCGCACAGCCAGGGCAAGCGTGGCGTGCCCGGCATCGAGGCGATCATCGCCGTCGCCTCCGGCAAGGGCGGCGTCGGCAAGTCGACCACCGCCGTCAACATCGCGCTCGGCCTTGCCGCCAATGGGTTGAGGGTCGGCGTGCTCGATGCCGACATCTACGGCCCGTCGATGCCCAAGCTGCTCAACATCCATGGCCGGCCGCAGACGGTCGACGGCAAGATCCTGAAACCCATGGAGAATTACGGACTGAAGGTGATGTCCATGGGCTTCCTCGTCGACGAGGAAACGCCGATGATCTGGCGCGGGCCGATGGTGATGTCGGCGCTCACCCAGATGCTGCGCGAAGTCGAATGGGGTCCGCTGGATGTGCTCGTCGTCGATATGCCTCCGGGCACGGGCGATGCCCAGCTGACCATGGCCCAGCAGGTGCCGCTGGCTGGCGCCGTCATCGTCTCGACGCCGCAGGACTTGGCGCTCATCGACGCCCGCAAGGGGCTGAACATGTTCAAGAAGGTCGATGTGCCGCTGTTGGGCATCGTCGAGAACATGAGCTATTTCATCGCTCCCGACACCGGCAAGCGCTACGACATTTTTGGTCACGGCGGCGCCCGCCGCGAGGCCGAGCGTCTCGGCGTCACCTTCCTCGGCGAAGTGCCGCTGGAGATGGGCATCCGCGAAAGCTCGGATGCCGGCACGCCGGTGGTTGTCTCGAAGCCCGATGGCGCCGAGGCAAAGATCTACCGCGACATCGCTGGACGAGTCTGGGACCGGGTCAACGAAGAGCGTGGTGCGGCGGAAGCGTCGGTGCCGAGCATCGTGTTCGAGTAG
- a CDS encoding IlvD/Edd family dehydratase, producing MAGAPTRKKKFRSQEWFDNPDNPGMTALYLERYLNYGLTRAELMSGKPLIGIAQTGSDLSPCNRHHIELAKRVREGIVSMGGIPFEFPCHPIQETGKRPTAALDRNLAYLSLVEVLYGYPLDGVVLTIGCDKTTPALLMAAATVNIPAIALSVGPMLNGWHKGKRTGSGTIVWESRQRLSAGEIDYDEFMDIVASSAPSTGYCNTMGTATTMNSLAEALGMQLPGSAAIPAPYRERGQIAYETGKRIVDMVHEDLKPSDIMTRKAFENAIVVNSAIGGSTNAPIHLNAIARHLGVPLTNDDWQKIGLHVPLIVNLQPSGEYLGEDYHHAGGVPAVVAELMKGGLLPYPEAMTVNGKTIGDNCSGVVNENADVIRTVAEPLKTNAGFINLKGNLFDSAIMKTSGISPEFRERYLSNPKDPEAFEGNAMVFDGPEDYHARIDDPAQGIDEHTILFMRGAGPIGYPGGAEVVNMQPPAYLIKKGIHALACIGDGRQSGTSGSPSILNASPEAAIGGGLALLKTGDRVRIDLNKATANILVSDDEIARRRAELQKDGGYHYPKHQTPWQEIQRGMVDQFSEGMVLKPAVKYQDVAHTMGVPRDNH from the coding sequence ATGGCAGGCGCCCCCACCAGAAAGAAAAAATTCCGCTCGCAGGAATGGTTCGACAATCCCGACAACCCGGGAATGACCGCGCTTTATCTGGAGCGCTACCTGAACTACGGGCTGACGCGCGCCGAACTGATGTCGGGCAAGCCGCTGATCGGCATCGCCCAGACCGGCTCGGATCTTTCGCCTTGCAACCGCCATCACATCGAGCTGGCCAAGCGCGTGCGCGAAGGCATCGTGTCGATGGGCGGCATTCCCTTCGAATTCCCGTGCCATCCGATCCAGGAGACCGGCAAGCGCCCGACCGCGGCGCTCGACCGCAACCTCGCCTATCTCAGCCTTGTCGAAGTGCTCTATGGCTATCCGCTCGATGGCGTCGTGCTCACCATCGGCTGCGACAAGACCACGCCGGCTTTGCTGATGGCCGCCGCCACCGTCAACATCCCGGCCATCGCGCTCTCGGTCGGCCCGATGCTCAATGGCTGGCACAAGGGCAAGCGCACCGGCTCCGGCACCATCGTCTGGGAATCGCGCCAACGCCTGTCGGCCGGCGAGATCGACTATGACGAGTTCATGGACATCGTCGCCTCCTCGGCGCCATCCACCGGCTATTGCAACACCATGGGCACCGCCACCACCATGAATTCGCTGGCCGAGGCGCTTGGCATGCAGTTGCCGGGGTCCGCCGCTATCCCCGCACCCTATCGTGAGCGCGGCCAGATCGCCTACGAGACGGGCAAGCGCATCGTCGACATGGTGCATGAGGATTTGAAGCCGTCCGACATCATGACGCGGAAAGCCTTCGAAAACGCCATTGTCGTCAATTCGGCCATTGGCGGTTCGACCAACGCGCCGATCCATCTCAACGCCATCGCCCGCCATCTCGGCGTGCCGCTAACCAATGACGACTGGCAGAAGATCGGCCTCCATGTGCCGCTCATCGTCAATCTGCAGCCGTCCGGCGAATATCTCGGCGAGGATTACCACCATGCTGGCGGCGTGCCGGCTGTCGTTGCCGAGTTGATGAAGGGCGGGCTGTTGCCCTATCCGGAAGCCATGACCGTCAACGGCAAGACGATCGGCGACAATTGCAGCGGCGTCGTCAACGAGAACGCGGACGTCATCCGCACGGTCGCCGAGCCGCTGAAGACGAACGCCGGCTTCATCAACCTCAAGGGCAATCTGTTCGATTCGGCGATCATGAAGACCAGCGGCATCTCGCCCGAGTTCCGCGAGCGCTATCTGTCCAACCCGAAGGACCCGGAAGCCTTCGAGGGCAACGCCATGGTCTTCGACGGTCCGGAGGATTACCACGCCCGCATCGACGATCCCGCGCAAGGCATCGACGAGCACACCATCCTGTTCATGCGCGGCGCTGGCCCGATCGGCTATCCCGGCGGCGCCGAAGTCGTCAACATGCAGCCGCCGGCCTACCTGATCAAGAAGGGCATCCACGCGCTGGCCTGTATCGGCGACGGCCGCCAGTCCGGGACCTCTGGCTCGCCGTCCATCCTCAACGCTTCGCCGGAAGCGGCGATCGGCGGCGGACTGGCCCTGCTCAAGACCGGAGATCGGGTCCGCATCGATTTGAACAAGGCTACCGCCAACATTCTAGTCTCGGACGACGAGATCGCGCGGCGCCGCGCCGAACTGCAGAAAGATGGCGGCTATCATTATCCCAAGCACCAGACGCCATGGCAGGAGATCCAGCGCGGCATGGTCGATCAGTTCTCGGAAGGCATGGTGCTGAAGCCGGCGGTGAAATACCAGGACGTGGCCCATACGATGGGCGTGCCGAGGGACAATCACTAA
- a CDS encoding trimethylamine methyltransferase family protein — MSAALGTQDSPADQRSRRSGGREARGVAQATDNIQPVRAGLEGGSYGPLSENDCERIHEAVLTLLETVGFANAIPSCIEALKTAGAIYADDGRIRFPRALVLDTIKRAGRHFTLCGQDPKHDMVIQGKRVHYGTAGAAVHLVDVEKREYREARLQDIYDAARIVEGLDNIHFFQRPMVARDIADPLNMDFNTLYACVTGTSKHIGTSFTVRENVKPALELLYAIAGSEENFRARPFVSNSNAFVVPPMKFAEDACGVLEACVAGGIPILLLSVGQAGATAPAAIAGAVVQAVAEVLAGLVYVNAIKPGHPAIFGTWPFVSDLRTGAMSGGSGEQAMMTAACAQMAQFYDLPGGSPAGMTDSKLPDIQSGYEKGITNVMAGLSGLNLVYESAGMHASLLGFCLESLIIDNDMLGHCLRCVRGIEVTDEALSVDTISEVCLKGPGHYLGNEQTLRLMQTEYFYPAVGDRFSPKEWNEKGRPDIVQRAINEKKRILAERFPRHISKLLDDKLRARFGDLIQLPRSSMGG; from the coding sequence ATGTCAGCAGCTCTAGGGACCCAGGATTCACCCGCGGATCAACGTTCGCGACGTTCCGGTGGGCGGGAAGCACGTGGTGTTGCGCAGGCAACCGATAATATCCAGCCGGTCCGCGCCGGCCTCGAAGGCGGCAGCTACGGGCCGCTCAGCGAAAATGATTGCGAGCGCATCCACGAAGCCGTGCTGACCCTGCTGGAGACGGTCGGCTTCGCCAACGCCATTCCCTCCTGCATCGAAGCGCTGAAGACGGCCGGAGCGATCTACGCGGACGACGGTCGTATCCGCTTTCCCCGCGCGCTGGTGCTGGACACGATCAAACGAGCCGGCAGGCATTTCACCCTCTGCGGCCAGGATCCGAAGCACGACATGGTCATCCAGGGCAAGCGCGTGCATTACGGCACTGCGGGTGCGGCCGTGCATCTGGTGGATGTCGAGAAGCGTGAATACCGCGAGGCGCGGCTGCAGGACATCTATGACGCCGCCCGCATTGTCGAAGGCCTCGACAACATCCATTTCTTCCAGCGGCCGATGGTGGCGCGCGACATCGCCGATCCGCTCAATATGGATTTCAACACGCTCTATGCCTGCGTGACGGGCACCTCGAAACATATCGGCACATCGTTCACCGTGCGCGAGAACGTAAAGCCCGCGCTTGAGCTGCTCTATGCCATTGCCGGCAGCGAGGAGAATTTTCGCGCCCGCCCCTTCGTCTCGAACTCGAACGCCTTCGTCGTGCCGCCGATGAAATTCGCCGAGGACGCCTGCGGCGTGCTCGAAGCCTGCGTCGCAGGCGGCATCCCGATCCTGCTGCTCTCGGTCGGACAGGCCGGTGCGACCGCGCCGGCGGCGATTGCCGGGGCCGTGGTGCAGGCGGTGGCCGAGGTTCTGGCCGGCCTTGTCTATGTCAACGCGATCAAGCCGGGGCACCCGGCGATCTTCGGCACCTGGCCATTTGTCTCCGACCTCAGGACCGGCGCCATGTCGGGAGGTTCGGGCGAACAGGCGATGATGACCGCGGCCTGTGCGCAGATGGCGCAGTTCTACGATCTGCCGGGCGGTTCACCCGCCGGCATGACCGATTCGAAATTGCCGGATATCCAGTCCGGCTACGAAAAGGGCATCACCAATGTGATGGCGGGCCTGTCCGGCCTGAACCTTGTCTATGAATCGGCGGGCATGCACGCCTCGCTGCTGGGTTTCTGCCTGGAAAGCCTGATCATCGACAACGACATGCTCGGCCACTGCCTGCGTTGCGTGCGCGGCATCGAGGTGACGGACGAGGCGCTGTCGGTCGACACCATTTCAGAGGTCTGCCTGAAGGGTCCAGGCCACTATCTCGGCAATGAGCAGACCCTGCGGCTGATGCAGACCGAGTATTTCTATCCGGCCGTCGGCGACCGCTTTTCCCCGAAGGAATGGAACGAGAAAGGCCGACCCGACATCGTGCAGCGGGCGATCAACGAGAAGAAACGCATCCTTGCCGAACGCTTCCCGCGCCACATATCCAAACTGCTCGACGACAAACTGCGCGCCCGCTTCGGCGATCTCATCCAGTTGCCGCGCAGCAGCATGGGCGGCTGA
- a CDS encoding LysR family transcriptional regulator, producing MIDKLEFFIALAREEHFGRAAEVCGVTQPTLSAGIKQLEGQLGVMLVLRGSRFQGLTPEGEQVLVWARRIVGDTRTMREEMRAARHGLSGRIRIAAIPTALAMLPRLTTPFREKHPGVTFSVLSRTSIEVLSLLGNFDIDAGITYLDNEPLGRVTSVPLYDERYQLITAVGNPYSDRDKVTWAELSSLPLCLLTPDMQNRRIIDQHLAEAGVQVRPTLESNSMIVLFSHIRTGKWSSIMPLNLAETFGFSEPIRAIPIVEPDASHTVGLVAAPREPHTPLVSALLDEAMALADDFHAHR from the coding sequence ATGATCGACAAGCTGGAATTTTTCATCGCGCTCGCCCGGGAAGAGCACTTTGGTCGGGCGGCCGAGGTGTGCGGCGTCACCCAGCCGACGCTTTCGGCCGGCATCAAGCAGTTGGAGGGCCAGCTCGGCGTCATGCTGGTTCTGCGCGGCTCGCGCTTCCAGGGGCTGACGCCGGAGGGAGAACAGGTGCTGGTGTGGGCGCGGCGCATCGTTGGCGACACCCGCACCATGCGCGAGGAAATGCGCGCGGCACGCCACGGCCTTTCCGGCCGCATCCGCATTGCCGCCATACCGACAGCGCTCGCCATGCTGCCGCGCCTGACGACGCCGTTCCGCGAAAAGCACCCCGGCGTCACCTTCTCGGTGCTGTCGCGGACCTCGATCGAGGTGTTGTCGCTGCTCGGCAATTTCGACATCGACGCCGGCATCACCTATCTCGACAATGAGCCGCTGGGGCGAGTGACCAGCGTGCCGCTCTATGACGAGCGCTACCAGTTGATCACCGCTGTCGGGAATCCCTATTCCGATCGCGACAAAGTGACATGGGCGGAGCTCAGCAGCCTGCCGCTCTGCCTGCTGACGCCTGACATGCAGAACCGCCGCATCATCGACCAGCATCTGGCCGAAGCCGGGGTGCAGGTGCGACCGACACTCGAATCCAATTCGATGATCGTGCTGTTCTCCCATATCCGTACCGGAAAATGGTCATCGATCATGCCACTCAACCTCGCGGAAACATTCGGCTTTTCGGAGCCGATCCGGGCCATTCCAATCGTCGAGCCCGATGCGAGCCACACGGTCGGCCTGG
- a CDS encoding chromate resistance protein ChrB domain-containing protein: MPSTTAITVPQLTRLVGLPGAPVIIDVRIDDDYNADPRLLPASIQRDFKTVSTWAAEFAGKPVVVVCQKGQKLSQGVAAWLRHEGISAESLEGGFEAWRDGKGLLVRTGKMPPRDEKGRTVWVTRARPKVDRIACPWLIRRFVDPGAVFLFVEPAEVLAVADRFQAVPFDIDNVFWSHRGERCTFDTMIEEFGLQSQALDRLATIVRAADTASLDLVPQAAGFLAASLGLSRMFRDDLEQLEAGMLLYDAFFRWCRDATDETHNWPSGGKLA, translated from the coding sequence ATGCCGTCAACAACCGCTATCACCGTCCCGCAACTGACCCGCCTTGTCGGTCTGCCGGGCGCTCCTGTTATCATCGATGTTCGCATCGATGATGATTACAACGCCGATCCGCGCCTGCTTCCGGCCTCGATCCAGCGTGACTTCAAAACTGTTTCGACCTGGGCGGCTGAATTCGCGGGCAAGCCGGTGGTGGTCGTCTGCCAGAAAGGTCAAAAGCTTTCGCAGGGCGTGGCCGCGTGGCTGCGGCATGAGGGGATTTCCGCTGAATCCCTTGAAGGCGGGTTCGAAGCCTGGCGCGACGGCAAAGGACTTCTGGTTCGCACCGGCAAGATGCCGCCTCGCGATGAAAAGGGCCGCACCGTCTGGGTGACACGGGCTCGCCCGAAAGTTGATCGTATTGCCTGCCCATGGCTGATCCGGCGTTTCGTTGACCCCGGCGCGGTGTTTCTGTTCGTCGAGCCAGCTGAAGTATTGGCTGTTGCCGACCGCTTTCAGGCTGTGCCTTTCGACATCGACAATGTGTTCTGGAGTCACCGTGGCGAGCGCTGCACCTTCGACACGATGATCGAGGAGTTCGGGCTCCAATCCCAGGCGCTCGATCGCCTTGCCACCATTGTCCGCGCGGCCGACACCGCAAGCCTCGACCTGGTTCCCCAGGCTGCCGGATTTCTCGCTGCCTCGCTTGGCCTGTCACGCATGTTCCGCGACGATCTGGAACAGTTGGAAGCCGGCATGCTGCTCTACGATGCGTTTTTCAGGTGGTGCCGCGATGCCACGGACGAAACGCATAACTGGCCGTCCGGAGGCAAGCTGGCATGA
- a CDS encoding PLP-dependent aminotransferase family protein: MPQRNDTAIWSGLFRISAESGQTLQAQIRQAIVAAILDRQIAASMPLPSCRILAEKLGVARGTVVLAFQQLVDQGFLVARERRGHFVNPDVLATPAKPHQKAPDQANEIDWKARRQIAASDMPPPAKHENWIKSSYPFVYGQFDPALFPTAEWRECNRMALAVLEIRNWASDMVDRDDPLLIEQIQARLLPRRGIFANPDEIIVTLGAQNALYMLATLLMTKGSKVAMEDPGYPDARSIFRLAGADIQPVPVDQSGIVTSSIPNDSGFVFVTPSHHCPTMVPLSAERRQDLLARANRYNQIIIEDGYDSQLLDEAPQQALKSLDRSGRVVYVGSMSKTLAPGLRLGYIVASAGLISELRALRRFMLRHPPANNQRAVALFLSLGHHEALVRRLSSAFDERRKRLVHAISAFLPEWRSTDSAGGTSLWLEGPRGTDARGLAEAAASRSVIIEPGDRFFDRTEKPSRFMRLGISSIALQHIEPGIRELATAAGRRPAAA; this comes from the coding sequence ATGCCACAGAGAAACGACACGGCCATATGGTCCGGCCTCTTCCGGATTTCGGCGGAATCCGGCCAAACCCTGCAGGCGCAGATCCGCCAGGCGATCGTGGCCGCCATTCTTGACCGGCAGATCGCTGCCTCGATGCCGCTGCCATCCTGCCGTATCCTGGCCGAGAAACTGGGCGTGGCGCGCGGCACCGTGGTGCTGGCCTTCCAGCAGCTTGTCGACCAGGGTTTCCTGGTGGCGCGCGAACGGCGCGGCCATTTCGTCAACCCCGACGTGCTGGCGACACCGGCAAAGCCGCACCAGAAGGCGCCCGACCAGGCCAACGAGATCGACTGGAAGGCGCGCCGCCAGATCGCGGCCAGCGACATGCCGCCGCCGGCCAAGCACGAGAACTGGATCAAGTCGTCCTATCCGTTCGTCTATGGCCAGTTCGATCCGGCGCTGTTCCCGACAGCCGAATGGCGCGAGTGCAACCGCATGGCGCTGGCGGTGCTGGAAATCCGCAACTGGGCGTCCGACATGGTCGATCGCGACGATCCGCTGCTGATCGAACAGATCCAGGCGCGGCTCCTGCCAAGGCGCGGCATCTTTGCCAATCCCGACGAGATCATCGTGACGCTGGGCGCCCAGAACGCGCTCTACATGCTGGCGACGCTGCTCATGACCAAGGGCTCCAAGGTGGCGATGGAAGACCCCGGTTATCCCGATGCGCGCTCGATCTTCCGGCTGGCGGGCGCCGACATACAGCCGGTCCCCGTGGACCAGTCCGGCATCGTAACGTCATCCATTCCCAATGATTCCGGCTTCGTCTTCGTCACGCCAAGCCACCATTGCCCGACCATGGTGCCGCTGTCGGCGGAACGGCGGCAGGACCTGCTGGCGCGCGCCAATCGCTACAACCAGATCATCATAGAGGACGGCTATGACAGCCAGCTTCTGGACGAGGCGCCGCAACAGGCGCTGAAGAGCCTCGATCGTTCGGGCCGCGTCGTCTATGTCGGCTCGATGTCGAAGACATTGGCTCCCGGCCTGCGGCTCGGCTACATCGTCGCTTCGGCTGGCCTCATCTCCGAACTCAGGGCGCTGCGTCGTTTCATGCTGCGCCATCCGCCGGCCAACAACCAGCGCGCGGTGGCGTTGTTCCTGTCGCTCGGCCACCACGAGGCGCTGGTGCGGCGGCTGTCGTCAGCCTTCGACGAGCGGCGCAAGCGTCTGGTCCATGCGATTTCGGCCTTCCTGCCGGAGTGGCGTTCGACGGACTCTGCCGGAGGCACCTCCCTCTGGCTCGAGGGACCGCGCGGCACCGATGCCCGCGGCCTGGCCGAGGCCGCCGCCTCGCGCAGCGTCATCATCGAACCCGGGGATCGCTTCTTCGACCGCACCGAAAAGCCTTCGCGTTTCATGCGGCTGGGCATCTCGTCGATAGCGTTGCAGCATATCGAGCCGGGAATTCGTGAATTGGCAACAGCCGCCGGGCGCCGGCCTGCCGCTGCCTGA
- a CDS encoding SRPBCC family protein, which yields MALVIEGEERIAAPLQKVWGALNDPEVLKATIPGCQSLEMTSPTEMAATVVLKIGPIKATFKGEVTLKNLKPPHSYTIQGEGKGGIAGFAKGGADVTLTEDGPDATVLKYAAKADVGGKIAQLGSRLIESTSKKLAGQFFSSFGEKVGG from the coding sequence ATGGCTTTGGTGATCGAAGGCGAGGAACGCATTGCCGCACCCTTGCAAAAAGTCTGGGGGGCGTTGAACGACCCCGAGGTCTTGAAGGCGACCATTCCCGGCTGCCAGAGCCTGGAAATGACCTCGCCGACCGAAATGGCGGCAACCGTGGTGCTGAAGATCGGGCCTATCAAGGCGACGTTCAAGGGCGAGGTGACCCTGAAGAACCTCAAGCCACCGCACTCCTACACGATCCAGGGCGAAGGCAAGGGCGGTATAGCCGGCTTCGCCAAGGGCGGCGCCGACGTGACGCTGACGGAAGATGGGCCGGATGCGACGGTGTTGAAATACGCGGCCAAGGCCGATGTCGGCGGCAAGATCGCCCAACTGGGCAGCCGGCTGATCGAATCGACCTCGAAGAAACTGGCCGGACAGTTCTTTTCGAGCTTTGGCGAGAAGGTGGGCGGCTGA
- the chrA gene encoding chromate efflux transporter: MNTVASKNEGGIVDVPAAPTFNEALKVWAKIGLLSFGGPAGQIALMHKELVEERRWIGEQRFLHALNYCMLLPGPEAQQLAIYIGWLLHKTVGGLVAGILFVAPGAVVMLTLSTLYALYGDAPLVESLFFGVKAAVLAVVVEAVIRIGRRALKNRIMVSIALCAFIAIYALKVPFPLIILFAGLAGWAGNRIAPALFSGQAHGKDNAPDLKGAVDVMFERGELTHTRPTKWHAPRTIAIWLPIWLGPVLLVWLLTGTASVWTQIGGFFSLMAVVTFGGAYAVLAYVAQAAVESFGWLAPGEMVDGLGLAETTPGPLILVLQFVGFIAAFRHSGALSPVLAGSLGALLTLWATFTPCFFWIFLGAPYIEALRGNKALSAALGAITAAVVGVIVNLALWFALHVIFREVRGVGLGMDVPVLSSIDWRAALLSCAAMVAVLKLKIGMLPTLAGSALAGVLLLAVSR, translated from the coding sequence ATGAACACCGTGGCTTCGAAAAACGAGGGCGGGATTGTCGATGTGCCGGCGGCGCCAACCTTCAACGAAGCGCTGAAGGTCTGGGCGAAAATCGGATTGCTCAGTTTCGGCGGGCCGGCCGGGCAGATTGCGCTCATGCACAAGGAACTGGTCGAGGAGCGGCGTTGGATCGGCGAACAGCGTTTCCTGCATGCCTTGAATTACTGCATGCTGCTGCCCGGTCCTGAGGCCCAGCAACTCGCCATCTACATCGGCTGGCTGCTTCACAAGACGGTGGGAGGGCTGGTCGCCGGCATCCTTTTCGTCGCGCCGGGTGCGGTCGTTATGCTGACCTTGAGCACGCTTTACGCACTCTACGGCGATGCGCCCCTTGTCGAGTCGCTGTTTTTCGGCGTGAAGGCAGCCGTGCTTGCCGTCGTGGTCGAGGCGGTGATCCGGATCGGGCGACGGGCGCTGAAGAACCGCATCATGGTGTCGATCGCGCTTTGCGCGTTTATTGCCATCTACGCCTTGAAGGTGCCGTTCCCATTGATCATCCTCTTCGCCGGTCTGGCGGGATGGGCCGGAAACCGGATTGCGCCCGCGCTCTTCTCTGGCCAGGCTCACGGCAAGGACAACGCTCCTGATCTCAAGGGCGCGGTTGACGTCATGTTCGAGCGAGGCGAACTGACCCACACCAGGCCGACGAAATGGCATGCGCCGCGAACGATTGCCATCTGGCTGCCGATCTGGCTGGGGCCTGTCTTGCTGGTCTGGTTGCTCACCGGCACTGCAAGTGTCTGGACACAGATCGGCGGGTTCTTCAGCCTCATGGCGGTGGTCACCTTCGGCGGCGCCTACGCCGTCCTGGCCTATGTCGCGCAGGCTGCTGTCGAGTCTTTTGGCTGGCTTGCCCCTGGTGAAATGGTCGATGGCCTAGGGCTTGCCGAAACCACACCGGGGCCCCTCATTCTGGTCTTGCAGTTTGTCGGCTTCATTGCCGCGTTCCGCCACTCCGGAGCGCTCAGTCCCGTGCTTGCCGGATCGCTTGGGGCGCTGCTCACATTGTGGGCAACTTTCACTCCGTGCTTCTTCTGGATATTTCTGGGCGCGCCCTACATAGAAGCCCTGCGCGGCAACAAGGCATTGTCGGCTGCGTTGGGGGCGATCACTGCCGCTGTCGTGGGCGTCATCGTGAACCTCGCTTTGTGGTTTGCCTTGCACGTTATCTTCCGCGAAGTCCGCGGCGTGGGGCTGGGGATGGACGTGCCCGTGCTTTCGTCGATCGACTGGCGGGCAGCACTGCTTTCCTGCGCCGCGATGGTCGCGGTGCTGAAGCTGAAGATCGGCATGCTGCCGACGCTGGCAGGGTCGGCCCTGGCTGGCGTCCTGCTATTGGCGGTGAGCCGATAG